Genomic window (Dehalobacter sp.):
CTTACTGCATGCGAAAGCCAAGAAGTTGCACATGAACTAGTAAGGAACCTAGCCAACTATGGTTCCGGAGAACGTAACGAGTTAGACTGGTCCGAAGTGTCTGTCCATGCATGTCGACTGCTCAATGATCGTTCCAAGGTTGTATTCTTCACCTCCGATGAGGCCATGTCCACACCGAACCTTGTGGACAAAGCCAGATCTGACAAATACAAAGTCATAATTGTTCCCCAGAAGGTTAGAGAAAAACTGCGGGGTATGGTAGACATTGCGGGTAATCCGATCAGAGATGTGAAGCAATTCAGCAGCGACTGGAATAATAGTTTTAAGTTCTCTTTTGTGGCTGAGAAACAGCTTACTGTGGATGAAAAACGAGTCTTTGAACAAACTGATCGAATACTAGGTTTCGTTGGAGGTCGGCCTGAAAATGTTAAGGAAATATTAATTTCCAAAACGATGCGGCTTGATCTTCAATCATATCGCGAAGCACTGGGGTTGTGGGAGGCTTCTGGAAATAGGATCATAATAAAACGAGACCAACTGAAAGACTTCCAGAATTATGCAGGTACCTTGCTTCATGAGGTCGCTCACGCCACAAGTGATGCATCTGATGTATCCCGTAGTTTTGAGAGTGAATTAACCAAGTATCTGGGGCTTGTGGCGGAAAAAGCAATTAGGAATTGATGAACTTGGTTGGTGCAGAGGCTATCTAAATTAGACCGAAATCAGCGGACATATATACTCTCTGGTGCACATCATCAATTAGTATGAACACCTAGGACTGACGCAAATATGAAACAAGACATCCAAACTGAGTTAGTTCCGTTAAAATTTGGTGAGAATTTTTTTTCTGATCACGCAGGCAGAATAATTACCGATCCTCAAATAGCCATTGTTGAACTCGTTGCAAATAGTTGGGATGCAGGTTCGGGAAAAGTGGAAATATGTTGGCCGGAGGGATTAACTGGTCAGTTCGAAATAGTAGATGACGGAGAGGGGATGACAGAGGAGGAGTTCAAAAAAAGATGGACGACGTTCAACTATAATCGCCGGCAATGGCAAGGCGCATTTGTAGAATGTATACAGGACAAAAGGAGAAGAAAAGTTTATGGTAGGAACGGAAAAGGTCGACATAGTCTCTTTTGTTTTTCAGATAAATACCACGTTGAAACTTGGAAAGCGGGCGTCAAATCAACGTTCGAAGTGAATAAGCAAAACCACGGTGAAGAGCCATATCGTGTTAAACAGATAAAGAAAATTGGTTCAGAGGGTCATGGAACCAGGATCAGCTGTATAGTTCAGAGAAATTATATAAACACAGCGGAAGTTAAGAAACTCTTAGGATCGAAGTTTATCGTTGACCCTTCTTTTAAGATATACGTCAATAATGAAAAGATTGAGCTCGAAGACCTTTTGAAATATGCCGACCATCATCAGCGCTCGCTGCCAAGGTATGGAATAGTACATATTCACATAATCGATAGCGAGAAGGTTGGCAGACTGAGTACACAGCATGGTGTGGCGTATTGGGTCAATAGACGGCTAGTAGGAGAGCACACTTGGAAAAATTTTGAGAACATTTACCTTGATGGAAGATCTAAAGCAGCTAAACGTTATTCGATAATTGTCGAGGCAGATATTTTAGAAGAGGAAGTTTTAGCAGATTGGACTTGGTTTAAAGACACTCCAAAAACAACAGAAGTGATCTCAGCAATCAATCAATTTATTTTAGATACAATTCAAGAAATTGTGAAAGATGTCCGAAGTGAGGCCAAGAAAGACGTTTTAACTGAACATCGGACCAAATTGAGGTATATGGGAAACTTTGGGAGAGAACAAGTAGGGAGATTTGTTGATCAGGTTCAGATGGTGTGTCCTTCAATGAAGCAGCGACACTTAATCGATATCGTTGAAATTGTAGCAAATATGGAAATGGCTCGTTCGGGATATAAGTTATTAGAACAACTGGCTGAAACATCACCAAATGATATTGACAGATTGTCGGATATACTGAGTGAATGGAGCATCACAGAAGCAAAAATTGTGCTCGACGAGCTACGTAGAAGAATTAAATTGATTGAACGAATGGAAGTTTTAGTCGATGACCCTACTGCCGACGAGGTGCACGAACTGTTACCTCTCTTTGAAGAGGGTCTGTGGATTTTCGGTCCAGAATATGAAGGGGTCAAATATCTGCCAAATAGGCAGATAAGAACGATAATTAAACAATTTTTTGGCAAAGAGGTTATTTGCGACTCGCAAAGGCGTCCTGATATCATAGCTCTTCCTGACAGCTCCTTAAGCGCATATACTTGTGATGATTTTGGTAGTGAAGGAGAGATCATTGGTTTTTCAAAAGTGCTAACCATCGAGTTAAAAAGAGGGAAGGTAAAAATCACCAATAAGGAACGTAGACAAGCGGAAGATTATGCAGAATTAATCTTCGATTCTAAACAACTTAGCCCGACAACAAAAACCCAGTCATTTGTTTTAGGGACGAGTGTCTCATGCGGAGACCATAAAGATGATGTCAGGAATATCCAAGTATCCCCATTGCC
Coding sequences:
- a CDS encoding ATP-binding protein → MKQDIQTELVPLKFGENFFSDHAGRIITDPQIAIVELVANSWDAGSGKVEICWPEGLTGQFEIVDDGEGMTEEEFKKRWTTFNYNRRQWQGAFVECIQDKRRRKVYGRNGKGRHSLFCFSDKYHVETWKAGVKSTFEVNKQNHGEEPYRVKQIKKIGSEGHGTRISCIVQRNYINTAEVKKLLGSKFIVDPSFKIYVNNEKIELEDLLKYADHHQRSLPRYGIVHIHIIDSEKVGRLSTQHGVAYWVNRRLVGEHTWKNFENIYLDGRSKAAKRYSIIVEADILEEEVLADWTWFKDTPKTTEVISAINQFILDTIQEIVKDVRSEAKKDVLTEHRTKLRYMGNFGREQVGRFVDQVQMVCPSMKQRHLIDIVEIVANMEMARSGYKLLEQLAETSPNDIDRLSDILSEWSITEAKIVLDELRRRIKLIERMEVLVDDPTADEVHELLPLFEEGLWIFGPEYEGVKYLPNRQIRTIIKQFFGKEVICDSQRRPDIIALPDSSLSAYTCDDFGSEGEIIGFSKVLTIELKRGKVKITNKERRQAEDYAELIFDSKQLSPTTKTQSFVLGTSVSCGDHKDDVRNIQVSPLPYSIVLRKAKARIFNLMERIKMNKEFVEIDDPEISEIISQTTINQADTGI